One Halomonas sp. M4R1S46 genomic window carries:
- the mnmA gene encoding tRNA 2-thiouridine(34) synthase MnmA, which yields MTATQGKVIVGMSGGVDSSVSALLLLEQGYEVEGLFMKNWDEDDGTEYCTAKADLADAEAVCARLGIPLHTANFAAEYWDNVFEHFLAEYRAGRTPNPDILCNREIKFKVFLEYAEMLGAERIATGHYVRQGQGRGRLDGDDRPRLLKGLDANKDQSYFLHAVPEAAIARTLFPVGELEKPEVRALAERHDLVTASKKDSTGICFIGERRFRDFLQQYLPAQPGTIETPDGDVIGEHMGLMYYTLGQRQGLGIGGLTDYPDAPWYVAGKDLERNVLIAVQGKHHPLLYTDSLATEAMDWVAGEPPAREGRLTAKTRYRQADVPCHMRANADGGVEVRFDAAQRAVTPGQSLVLYDGDVCLGGGVIRDTWNAPEARR from the coding sequence ATGACAGCCACCCAAGGCAAGGTCATCGTCGGCATGTCCGGCGGTGTCGACTCCTCCGTATCCGCCCTGCTGCTGCTCGAGCAGGGCTACGAGGTCGAAGGCCTGTTCATGAAGAACTGGGACGAGGACGACGGTACCGAGTACTGCACCGCCAAGGCCGACCTGGCGGACGCCGAGGCCGTATGCGCCAGGCTCGGCATCCCCCTGCACACCGCGAACTTCGCCGCCGAGTACTGGGACAACGTCTTCGAGCACTTCCTCGCCGAGTACCGGGCCGGTCGTACCCCGAACCCGGACATCCTTTGCAATCGCGAGATCAAGTTCAAGGTGTTCCTCGAGTACGCCGAGATGCTCGGCGCCGAGCGGATCGCCACCGGCCATTACGTTCGTCAAGGGCAGGGGCGCGGCCGTCTCGATGGCGACGACCGTCCACGGCTGCTCAAGGGGCTCGATGCCAACAAGGACCAGAGCTACTTCCTGCACGCCGTCCCCGAGGCCGCCATCGCCCGCACCCTCTTCCCGGTGGGCGAACTGGAGAAGCCCGAGGTCCGCGCCCTCGCCGAGCGCCACGACCTGGTGACGGCCAGCAAGAAGGATTCGACCGGCATCTGCTTCATCGGCGAGCGCCGCTTCCGCGACTTCCTGCAGCAGTACCTGCCGGCCCAGCCCGGCACCATCGAGACCCCGGACGGCGACGTCATCGGCGAGCATATGGGGCTGATGTACTACACCCTGGGCCAGCGCCAGGGGCTCGGCATCGGCGGCCTGACCGACTACCCGGACGCGCCCTGGTACGTGGCCGGCAAGGACCTCGAGCGCAACGTGCTGATCGCCGTCCAGGGCAAGCATCACCCCCTGCTCTACACCGACAGCCTGGCCACCGAGGCCATGGACTGGGTGGCCGGCGAGCCACCGGCCCGCGAGGGACGCCTCACCGCCAAGACCCGCTACCGCCAGGCCGACGTGCCCTGCCACATGCGGGCCAACGCCGACGGCGGCGTCGAGGTCCGCTTCGACGCCGCCCAGCGGGCGGTGACGCCGGGCCAGTCGCTGGTGCTCTATGACGGAGACGTCTGCCTGGGCGGCGGCGTGATCCGTGACACCTGGAACGCCCCGGAGGCCCGCCGATGA
- the hflD gene encoding high frequency lysogenization protein HflD — protein sequence MNGTTPIHRAPETPAARQTLALAGVFQAASLVDELARTGQVDQRAWDTLIHATLDTQPSSFEAIYGGHPNNLRRGLEVLESVLGRRQANPVVMRYGFSLLMLMSKLRGNDDMMDELGRRLTRIQGQAEHFGETHENVIASLGEAYQETISTFKTRIVVQGDPSLLQSRMMPERVRACLLAGIRFALLWHQQGGRRWKLVFQRGTLKKTLDTLN from the coding sequence ATGAACGGCACCACGCCGATCCACCGCGCCCCGGAAACCCCGGCGGCCCGCCAGACCCTGGCGCTGGCCGGCGTCTTCCAGGCCGCCAGCCTGGTCGACGAGCTGGCCCGCACCGGCCAGGTCGACCAGCGCGCCTGGGACACCCTGATCCATGCCACCCTGGACACCCAGCCGTCGAGCTTCGAGGCCATCTACGGCGGCCATCCCAACAACCTGCGCCGCGGACTCGAGGTCCTCGAGAGCGTGCTGGGGCGACGCCAGGCGAACCCGGTGGTGATGCGCTACGGCTTCTCGCTGCTGATGCTGATGAGCAAGCTGCGCGGCAACGACGACATGATGGACGAGCTGGGCCGACGCCTCACGCGCATCCAGGGCCAGGCCGAGCACTTCGGCGAGACCCACGAGAACGTCATCGCCAGCCTCGGCGAGGCCTACCAGGAGACGATCTCGACCTTCAAGACACGCATCGTCGTCCAGGGCGACCCCTCGCTGCTGCAGAGTCGCATGATGCCCGAGCGGGTCCGCGCCTGCCTGCTCGCCGGCATCCGCTTCGCCCTGCTCTGGCACCAGCAGGGGGGGCGCCGCTGGAAGCTGGTCTTCCAGCGCGGCACCCTCAAGAAGACCCTCGACACCCTGAACTGA
- the purB gene encoding adenylosuccinate lyase: MQPTSLPLTALTALSPVDGRYGSKAEALREHFSEFGLIRARVTVEARWLQRLAGHPQITEVPPLSAEATAALDALVRDFSLADAERIKEIERTTNHDVKAVEYFIKERIADQPELHAITEFVHFACTSEDINNLSHGLMLREGLGTLLPMMHQVADEVARLAEEQAAQPMLSRTHGQTASPTTLGKEMANVAYRLRRQLRQIEAVEILGKINGAVGNYNAHLATYPEVDWEANARTFVEGLGLTFNPYTTQIEPHDYIAELFDAICRFNTVLIDFDRDVWGYISLGYFKQRTVAGEIGSSTMPHKVNPIDFENSEGNLGLANAVLGHLAEKLPISRWQRDLTDSTVLRNLGVGLAYGMIAYQASLKGIGKLEANPARLAEDLDNSWEVLAEPIQTVMRRYGIEKPYEKLKELTRGKRIDQAGFAAFIDTLELPAEVKDELKALTPATYIGNASEQARKL; this comes from the coding sequence ATGCAGCCCACGTCTCTCCCCTTGACCGCCCTCACCGCCCTTTCCCCCGTCGACGGCCGCTACGGCAGCAAGGCCGAGGCCCTGCGCGAGCACTTCAGCGAGTTCGGGCTGATCCGTGCCCGGGTCACCGTCGAGGCCCGCTGGCTGCAGCGCCTCGCCGGCCACCCCCAGATCACCGAGGTGCCGCCGCTCTCCGCCGAGGCCACCGCGGCCCTGGACGCCCTGGTGCGCGACTTCTCGTTGGCCGATGCCGAGCGCATCAAGGAGATCGAGCGCACCACCAACCATGACGTCAAGGCGGTGGAGTACTTCATCAAGGAGCGCATCGCCGACCAGCCGGAGCTGCACGCCATCACCGAGTTCGTGCACTTCGCCTGTACCAGCGAGGACATCAACAACCTGTCCCACGGCCTGATGCTGCGGGAGGGCCTCGGTACCCTGCTGCCGATGATGCACCAGGTGGCCGACGAGGTGGCCCGCCTGGCCGAGGAACAGGCCGCCCAGCCGATGCTCTCGCGCACCCACGGCCAGACGGCGAGCCCCACCACCCTGGGCAAGGAGATGGCCAACGTCGCCTACCGCCTGCGCCGCCAGCTCCGGCAGATCGAGGCCGTGGAGATCCTCGGCAAGATCAACGGTGCCGTGGGCAACTACAATGCCCACCTGGCGACCTACCCGGAGGTCGACTGGGAGGCCAATGCCCGCACCTTCGTCGAGGGCCTGGGCCTGACCTTCAACCCCTATACCACCCAGATCGAGCCCCACGACTACATCGCCGAGCTGTTCGACGCCATCTGCCGCTTCAACACCGTGCTGATCGACTTCGACCGCGACGTCTGGGGCTACATCTCGCTGGGCTACTTCAAGCAGCGCACCGTGGCCGGCGAGATCGGCTCCTCCACCATGCCCCACAAGGTGAACCCGATCGACTTCGAGAACTCCGAGGGCAACCTGGGGCTCGCCAACGCCGTGCTCGGCCACCTGGCCGAGAAGCTGCCGATCTCCCGCTGGCAGCGCGACCTGACCGACTCCACGGTGCTGCGCAACCTCGGCGTCGGCCTGGCCTACGGCATGATCGCCTACCAGGCCTCGCTGAAGGGTATCGGCAAGCTCGAGGCCAATCCGGCGCGCCTGGCCGAGGACCTCGACAACAGCTGGGAGGTGCTGGCCGAGCCGATCCAGACGGTGATGCGCCGCTACGGTATCGAGAAGCCCTACGAGAAGCTCAAGGAGCTGACCCGCGGCAAGCGCATCGACCAGGCCGGCTTCGCCGCCTTTATCGACACCCTGGAGCTGCCGGCCGAGGTCAAGGACGAGCTCAAGGCACTGACCCCGGCCACCTACATCGGCAACGCCAGCGAGCAAGCTCGCAAGCTGTAA
- a CDS encoding cupin domain-containing protein, which yields MPSDTPLQLLGGLTATDFLREHWQRKPLLIRGAFPDFESPLEPDELAGLACEENIEARLVEEHAPAGSWQVSHGPFDEATFARLPERDWTLLVQAVDHYVPEVAALLEHFTFLPRWRLDDIMVSYAPPGGSVGPHVDQYDVFLLQASGRRRWQLGGQVPDDAAILDGLDLRILERFEVEAGQDWILEPGDMLYLPPAWAHHGVSQSADCMTVSVGFRAPSADEAITSYADYIGEQLPASRRYADAGMAPPADPAELDDAALARMRALILETLDDPDQLAQWFGRVMTQPKYVDQLVPTETPTDPDALVAALRAGEPLERSPGSRFAWRALGGDRATLFADGDGLACSVGLARALADAGPVDAGLLAHEEAPQVLAHLLDAGSLAWPWDEEE from the coding sequence ATGCCCTCCGATACCCCGCTACAATTGCTCGGCGGCCTAACCGCCACCGACTTCCTGCGCGAGCACTGGCAGCGCAAGCCGCTGCTGATCCGCGGCGCCTTCCCCGACTTCGAGAGTCCCCTCGAGCCCGACGAGCTGGCGGGCCTGGCCTGCGAGGAGAACATCGAGGCCCGCCTGGTCGAGGAGCACGCCCCCGCGGGTTCCTGGCAGGTCAGCCACGGCCCCTTCGATGAGGCCACCTTCGCCCGGCTCCCGGAGCGCGACTGGACCCTGCTGGTGCAGGCGGTGGACCACTACGTGCCCGAGGTGGCCGCGCTGCTCGAGCACTTCACCTTCCTGCCCCGCTGGCGGCTCGACGACATCATGGTCAGCTATGCACCGCCCGGCGGCAGCGTCGGCCCCCACGTGGACCAGTACGACGTCTTCCTGCTCCAGGCCAGCGGCCGGCGACGCTGGCAGCTCGGCGGCCAGGTGCCCGACGACGCCGCGATCCTCGACGGCCTCGACCTGCGCATCCTCGAGCGCTTCGAGGTCGAGGCAGGCCAGGACTGGATCCTCGAGCCCGGCGACATGCTCTACCTGCCCCCGGCCTGGGCCCACCACGGTGTCAGCCAGTCCGCGGACTGCATGACCGTTTCGGTGGGCTTCCGCGCCCCCTCGGCCGACGAGGCCATCACCTCCTATGCCGACTACATCGGCGAACAGCTACCGGCCTCGCGGCGCTACGCCGACGCCGGCATGGCGCCGCCCGCCGACCCGGCCGAGCTCGACGACGCGGCGCTGGCGCGCATGCGCGCGCTGATCCTCGAGACCCTCGACGACCCGGATCAGCTGGCCCAGTGGTTCGGGCGGGTGATGACCCAGCCCAAGTACGTCGACCAGCTGGTGCCGACCGAGACCCCCACCGACCCCGACGCCCTTGTCGCCGCACTACGGGCAGGCGAGCCGCTGGAGCGCAGCCCCGGCTCGCGCTTCGCCTGGCGCGCCCTGGGCGGCGACCGGGCGACGCTGTTCGCCGATGGCGACGGCCTGGCCTGCTCGGTCGGCCTGGCCCGGGCCCTGGCCGACGCCGGGCCCGTCGACGCCGGCCTGCTGGCCCATGAAGAGGCCCCCCAGGTGCTCGCCCACCTGCTCGACGCCGGCAGCCTGGCCTGGCCCTGGGACGAGGAGGAATGA
- a CDS encoding GNAT family N-acetyltransferase, which yields MSTAIRIEVGDWKTLGEAASEIRRRVFIEEQRVPRDEEWDGRDPGCVHFLAWHDGVAVGTARLLPDGHIGRVAVLEAARGLGIGVALMEAAIEAARRRGFERVELAAQTHALAFYERLGFRAEGEVFLDAGIPHRNMVRRLSD from the coding sequence ATGAGCACCGCCATACGCATCGAGGTCGGTGACTGGAAGACCCTGGGCGAAGCCGCCTCCGAGATCCGCCGCCGGGTCTTTATCGAGGAGCAACGGGTCCCCCGGGACGAGGAGTGGGATGGCCGCGACCCGGGCTGCGTGCACTTCCTGGCCTGGCACGACGGCGTCGCCGTGGGCACCGCCCGGCTGCTGCCCGATGGCCATATCGGCCGGGTCGCCGTGCTGGAAGCGGCCCGCGGCCTGGGCATCGGCGTGGCCCTGATGGAGGCGGCCATCGAGGCCGCCCGCCGCCGGGGCTTCGAGCGAGTGGAGCTCGCCGCCCAGACCCATGCCCTCGCCTTCTACGAGCGGCTGGGCTTTCGGGCCGAGGGCGAGGTCTTTCTCGATGCCGGCATCCCGCATCGCAACATGGTCCGTCGGCTGAGCGACTGA
- a CDS encoding isocitrate lyase — protein MAAFKDELQALTQLREAQRGKWDNINPEHAARLRLQNRFQTGLDIARYTARIMRDDMAAYDADSAQYTQSLGCWHGFIGQQKLISIKKHFGTTKRRYLYLSGWMVAALRSEFGPLPDQSMHEKTSVPSLIEELYTFLRQADTWELNHLFRDLEAARNAGDQAQADELIARIDNFETHVVPIIADIDAGFGNAEATYLLAKKMIEAGACCIQLENQVSDEKQCGHQAGKVTVPHEDFIAKINAVRYAFLELGVEDGVIVARTDSLGAGLTQKIAVTKEPGDLGDQYNGYLDGDEITSASDIDNGDVVIKQNGKLVKVKRLASGLYQFKPGTGEDRVVLDCITSLQNGADLLWIETEKPHVGQIAGMVNRIREVCPDAKLVYNNSPSFNWTLNFRQQVFDAWEQEGRDLSAYDRADLMNAEYDDTELAALADEWTRNFQRDGAREAGIFHHLITLPTYHTAALSTDNLAKGYFGEEGMLAYVAGVQRREIREGIATVKHQDMAGSNIGDDHKEFFHGEAALKAGGKDNTMNQFG, from the coding sequence ATGGCAGCATTCAAAGACGAACTCCAGGCACTGACCCAGCTGCGCGAGGCCCAGCGCGGAAAGTGGGACAACATCAACCCCGAGCATGCGGCCCGCCTGCGGCTGCAGAACCGCTTCCAGACCGGCCTGGACATCGCTCGCTACACCGCCAGGATCATGCGCGACGACATGGCCGCCTACGACGCCGACAGCGCCCAGTACACCCAGTCGCTGGGCTGCTGGCACGGCTTCATCGGTCAGCAGAAGCTGATCTCCATCAAGAAGCACTTCGGCACCACCAAGCGCCGCTACCTCTACCTCTCCGGCTGGATGGTCGCCGCCCTGCGCTCCGAGTTCGGCCCGCTGCCCGACCAGTCGATGCACGAGAAGACCAGCGTGCCGTCGCTGATCGAGGAGCTCTACACCTTCCTGCGCCAGGCCGACACCTGGGAGCTGAACCACCTGTTCCGCGACCTGGAAGCGGCCAGGAACGCCGGTGACCAGGCCCAGGCCGACGAGCTGATCGCCAGGATCGACAACTTCGAGACCCATGTGGTGCCGATCATCGCCGACATCGACGCCGGCTTCGGCAACGCGGAGGCCACCTACCTGCTGGCCAAGAAGATGATCGAGGCCGGGGCCTGCTGCATCCAGCTCGAGAACCAGGTCTCCGACGAGAAGCAGTGCGGTCACCAGGCCGGCAAGGTCACCGTGCCCCACGAGGACTTCATCGCCAAGATCAATGCCGTGCGCTACGCCTTCCTGGAGCTCGGCGTGGAGGATGGCGTGATCGTCGCCCGCACCGACTCGCTGGGGGCCGGCCTGACCCAGAAGATCGCCGTGACCAAGGAGCCCGGCGACCTGGGCGACCAGTACAACGGCTACCTGGACGGCGACGAGATCACCTCGGCCTCGGACATCGACAACGGCGACGTGGTCATCAAGCAGAACGGCAAGCTGGTCAAGGTCAAGCGCCTGGCCTCCGGGCTCTACCAGTTCAAGCCGGGCACCGGCGAGGACCGGGTGGTGCTGGACTGCATCACCAGCCTGCAGAACGGCGCCGACCTGCTGTGGATCGAGACCGAGAAGCCCCACGTCGGCCAGATCGCCGGCATGGTCAACCGCATCCGCGAGGTCTGCCCGGACGCCAAGCTCGTCTACAACAACTCGCCGTCCTTCAACTGGACCCTGAACTTCCGCCAGCAGGTCTTCGACGCCTGGGAGCAGGAGGGCCGCGACCTCAGCGCCTACGACCGCGCCGACCTGATGAACGCCGAGTACGACGATACCGAGCTGGCGGCGCTGGCCGACGAGTGGACCCGCAACTTCCAGCGCGACGGCGCCCGCGAGGCCGGCATCTTCCACCACCTCATCACCCTGCCGACCTACCACACCGCGGCCCTGTCCACCGACAACCTGGCCAAGGGCTACTTCGGCGAGGAAGGCATGCTGGCCTACGTGGCGGGCGTCCAGCGCCGCGAGATCCGCGAGGGCATCGCCACCGTCAAGCACCAGGACATGGCCGGCTCCAACATCGGTGACGACCACAAGGAGTTCTTCCACGGCGAGGCGGCGCTCAAGGCCGGCGGCAAGGACAATACCATGAACCAGTTCGGCTGA
- a CDS encoding glycine zipper 2TM domain-containing protein → MKRLLPALVLGTLTLAGCANTAPYGGNVYTGNQAKAAQSVTFGTITALRRVQIQADSRAGGLLGGGGGAVIGGLLGNQVGGGSGRQLATVAGALGGAVAGSKIEESTNRIPAWEIEVRQDNGQSVVVVQKADQAFQVGQRVRLVGSGSSVSVVPY, encoded by the coding sequence ATGAAACGTCTTCTTCCCGCCCTGGTCCTGGGCACCCTGACCCTGGCCGGCTGTGCCAACACGGCGCCCTACGGGGGCAACGTCTACACCGGCAACCAGGCCAAGGCCGCCCAGAGCGTGACCTTCGGCACCATCACCGCCCTGCGCCGGGTGCAGATCCAGGCCGACAGCCGAGCCGGGGGCCTGCTCGGCGGCGGCGGTGGCGCGGTCATCGGTGGCCTGCTCGGCAACCAGGTCGGCGGCGGCTCGGGGCGCCAGCTCGCCACCGTGGCGGGCGCGCTGGGCGGCGCCGTGGCCGGCAGCAAGATCGAGGAATCCACCAACCGCATCCCCGCCTGGGAGATCGAGGTCCGCCAGGACAACGGCCAGAGCGTGGTCGTGGTACAGAAGGCCGACCAGGCCTTCCAGGTCGGCCAGCGGGTACGGCTGGTCGGCAGCGGCTCCAGCGTGAGCGTGGTGCCCTACTGA
- a CDS encoding FKBP-type peptidyl-prolyl cis-trans isomerase — MQIAQNSVVAFHYTLTNDAGEVLDSSEGREPLTYLHGAGNIIPGLEKEMEGRAAGDKLQAKVAPEEGYGEVQPQLVQEVPRDAFQGVENVEPGMQFQAQTQGGPLMVTVTQVEGDTVTVDGNHPLAGQTLNFDVEIAEVREASQEEIEHGHVHGEGDHEH, encoded by the coding sequence ATGCAGATTGCGCAGAATTCCGTTGTCGCCTTCCACTACACCCTGACCAACGACGCAGGTGAAGTGCTGGACAGCTCGGAAGGCCGCGAGCCGCTGACCTATCTCCACGGCGCCGGCAACATCATTCCGGGTCTCGAGAAGGAAATGGAAGGTCGTGCGGCAGGCGACAAGCTCCAGGCCAAGGTCGCACCGGAGGAAGGCTACGGTGAAGTCCAGCCGCAACTGGTGCAGGAAGTTCCGCGCGATGCCTTCCAGGGCGTCGAGAACGTGGAGCCGGGCATGCAGTTCCAGGCCCAGACCCAGGGCGGCCCGCTGATGGTCACCGTGACCCAGGTCGAGGGCGACACCGTCACCGTCGACGGCAACCATCCGCTGGCCGGCCAGACCCTGAACTTCGACGTCGAGATCGCCGAGGTTCGCGAGGCCAGCCAGGAAGAGATCGAGCACGGTCACGTCCATGGCGAGGGCGATCACGAGCACTGA
- a CDS encoding CDP-alcohol phosphatidyltransferase family protein, with amino-acid sequence MLDRWIMPLTQRPLLRLARWLAAAGVRPDQVTLVAFLVGMLALPLLAREAYGWALVTVLINRLGDGLDGTLARLTRRASDAGGFLDIGLDFVFYAAVVLGFALADPAANALAAAVLLFAFIGTGTSFLAFAIMAARHGLDRPHFPQKAFYYLHGLTEGTETVLALVAFCLWPAHFPVLAGVFAAACLVTTAMRLWGGYATLKALPGKAGVGRQGSA; translated from the coding sequence ATGCTCGATCGCTGGATCATGCCGTTGACCCAGAGACCCCTGTTGCGCCTGGCCCGTTGGCTGGCCGCCGCCGGCGTGCGGCCCGACCAGGTCACCCTGGTGGCCTTCCTGGTCGGCATGCTGGCATTGCCGCTGCTGGCCCGGGAGGCCTATGGCTGGGCGCTGGTGACGGTCCTGATCAATCGGCTCGGCGACGGCCTGGACGGGACCCTGGCACGGCTCACCCGGCGGGCCAGTGATGCCGGGGGGTTCCTGGACATCGGCCTCGACTTCGTCTTCTACGCCGCCGTGGTGCTGGGCTTCGCCCTGGCCGACCCGGCCGCCAATGCCCTGGCCGCGGCGGTGCTGCTGTTTGCCTTCATCGGCACCGGCACCTCCTTTCTGGCCTTCGCGATCATGGCCGCCCGGCACGGGCTGGACCGGCCGCACTTCCCGCAGAAGGCCTTCTACTACCTGCATGGTCTCACCGAGGGCACCGAGACGGTGCTCGCCCTGGTGGCCTTCTGCCTGTGGCCCGCCCATTTCCCGGTGCTGGCCGGTGTCTTCGCGGCGGCCTGTCTGGTCACCACCGCGATGCGCCTGTGGGGCGGCTACGCCACCCTCAAGGCCCTGCCGGGGAAGGCCGGCGTCGGCCGGCAAGGCTCGGCATGA